Proteins co-encoded in one Opitutus terrae PB90-1 genomic window:
- a CDS encoding RidA family protein → MNPEANLAALELTLPNPPAAAGSYVPTVRTGNLLFCAGTICMIDGKMTHVGQVGKEQSVESGKKAAEICALNTLANIRAAVGSLDRVARVVMVNGFVNAVDGFGDSPAVINGASDLFLKVFGEAGKHARAAVAVNGLPKGSTAEVQVVVELKA, encoded by the coding sequence ATGAATCCCGAAGCGAATCTGGCTGCGCTCGAACTCACGCTCCCGAATCCGCCGGCCGCCGCTGGCAGCTACGTGCCGACGGTCCGTACCGGCAACCTGCTGTTCTGCGCCGGCACGATTTGCATGATCGACGGCAAGATGACGCACGTTGGCCAGGTGGGGAAGGAGCAGAGCGTGGAGAGTGGCAAGAAAGCGGCGGAGATTTGCGCGTTGAATACACTGGCAAACATTCGCGCGGCGGTCGGTTCGCTCGATCGCGTGGCGCGGGTGGTGATGGTGAATGGCTTCGTCAATGCCGTCGACGGATTCGGCGACAGTCCGGCGGTGATCAACGGCGCGAGCGATTTGTTCCTGAAGGTTTTCGGTGAGGCGGGGAAGCACGCGCGCGCCGCGGTCGCCGTCAATGGACTGCCGAAAGGTTCGACCGCCGAAGTGCAGGTCGTGGTCGAGCTGAAAGCGTAA
- a CDS encoding amidase — protein sequence MAHETRIAVTFNDWQQLAPVAAARELHRRVRKSLPRAQQRAAIASLRPEVQLAEVFSRADRAAPLGGVPFFLKDLFDVVGQPTAAGSSFLPEVRPMPAHDSAIVEKMRQNGAVLAGKTQLHEFAYGITGENPHRGDCEHPHFPGRTSGGSSSGSAALVAAEITPLAIGTDTGGSIRVPAAFCGLYGFRQTPRDPLIADAVPLAPSFDTAGWFTKHSSDMAATLSALVGSTPVTTTPRGCYLEFGQLDAEVAAACVAASARFAPVADPSTAAALRQAFAPALEAYHRIVAAEAWSFHAGWFDPYRSRYDPAVVQRLERGRTLPAAELVQARADVASVQAAWAEYFQRFDFLVLPATPCAALTKADCTAANRARLLTLTTPASVGGLPVLTIPVPLPSGLTTGLQVIAPDPKSPVFSWALGQAA from the coding sequence ATGGCTCACGAGACTCGGATTGCTGTGACCTTCAACGACTGGCAACAACTCGCCCCCGTCGCCGCCGCGCGCGAACTCCATCGCCGCGTCCGCAAATCGCTCCCGCGCGCCCAGCAGCGCGCCGCGATCGCTTCGCTGCGCCCGGAGGTGCAGCTGGCCGAGGTGTTCAGCCGCGCAGATCGCGCGGCGCCGTTGGGCGGCGTGCCGTTTTTCCTCAAAGATCTGTTCGACGTCGTCGGCCAGCCGACCGCCGCCGGTTCCAGTTTCCTGCCCGAGGTGCGGCCGATGCCCGCTCACGATAGCGCGATCGTCGAGAAGATGCGGCAAAACGGCGCCGTGCTCGCCGGCAAGACTCAGCTGCACGAGTTCGCCTACGGGATCACGGGGGAGAATCCACATCGTGGTGACTGCGAGCATCCGCATTTCCCCGGCCGAACGTCCGGCGGCTCGAGCAGCGGTTCGGCCGCGCTGGTCGCCGCGGAAATCACGCCCCTGGCCATCGGCACCGATACCGGCGGCTCCATTCGCGTACCCGCCGCGTTCTGCGGGCTGTACGGATTCCGACAGACCCCGCGCGATCCGCTGATCGCCGACGCTGTTCCACTCGCACCCAGCTTCGACACCGCGGGATGGTTCACCAAGCACAGCTCGGACATGGCTGCCACCTTGTCGGCGCTCGTCGGCAGTACGCCGGTCACAACCACACCGCGCGGCTGCTATCTGGAGTTCGGCCAACTCGACGCCGAGGTCGCCGCGGCCTGTGTGGCCGCGAGTGCACGTTTCGCGCCGGTAGCCGACCCTTCCACCGCGGCCGCGTTGCGGCAGGCGTTCGCGCCCGCGCTGGAGGCCTACCACCGGATCGTCGCCGCCGAGGCGTGGAGCTTTCACGCCGGATGGTTCGACCCATATCGCTCCCGGTACGATCCCGCCGTCGTGCAACGGCTGGAGCGCGGACGCACGTTGCCCGCCGCCGAGCTTGTGCAAGCGCGCGCCGACGTCGCGTCCGTGCAGGCCGCATGGGCGGAGTATTTTCAGCGTTTCGACTTCCTCGTGCTGCCGGCCACGCCGTGCGCAGCGCTCACCAAAGCGGACTGCACCGCGGCGAACCGCGCGCGACTGCTGACGCTGACCACGCCGGCGAGCGTGGGCGGGCTTCCGGTGTTAACGATTCCTGTTCCACTGCCCTCCGGCCTCACCACCGGGCTGCAGGTCATCGCTCCCGATCCGAAGAGCCCCGTCTTCTCCTGGGCGCTCGGCCAAGCCGCCTGA
- a CDS encoding methyl-accepting chemotaxis protein, whose protein sequence is MKRSLGLRRTMLVMVLVPLLGATFFAVVQVRQLTRKVNELGRLADVIAVSVDVARFNILMGLEYNASWAMFLDPHGADVYRRHIAESEQLVARIREDVRRNGANYNQNFISNIEAALKLYERIPEIRTYYLARRPGDDREARAINNQVYVAIATPLGAVTRSLVNESSELPIRLRIQTLIWCADLHNNATTESGMYCWGHELGSYLTLANCAGPEYATLMRRDIERLLLANTVPELRPYFQKIFSDPIYTEADQVVRRFVQEDTIAKHRFNPAELAAWRELTEKKRYALLVEMQPHVLNDLQTFAQHYIGRVKRERVWMFGLLGGLLLASGATAYLLGRALFRTVSASIASLKQCADNMLQAAAQTSDSGTQLADIVSQQAAASEETATSLEELTATNRQNADNARHGAERMKQTDAVVQRATRSMAELVQAVQKIATTSGQTKHIASTIDEIAFQTNLLALNASIEAARAGEAGAGFAVVAEEVRRMAMRAAAESASIAQLIEGAHGLTEEGVTLSQQVNAIFQQVETKAHEASGRMSEIQRSTQELVTGINEINTAMRELDRHTQQNAAIAQENASTAELIGQQTTELNRSIALLESLIARDVSAAPASTAEPPRSSPPPGTTTAERAPAPAPPADDVQPRSTPTPVPAAR, encoded by the coding sequence ATGAAGCGTTCCCTCGGACTCCGCAGGACCATGCTCGTCATGGTTTTGGTGCCGCTGCTCGGCGCCACCTTCTTCGCGGTCGTGCAGGTCCGGCAACTGACGCGCAAGGTCAACGAGTTGGGCCGTCTCGCCGACGTTATCGCGGTCTCGGTCGACGTCGCCCGGTTCAACATTCTGATGGGCCTCGAATACAACGCTTCGTGGGCCATGTTCCTGGATCCCCATGGGGCCGATGTTTACCGCCGGCACATTGCCGAGAGTGAACAACTCGTCGCCCGCATTCGTGAGGACGTCCGCCGCAACGGCGCCAACTATAACCAGAACTTCATCTCGAACATCGAGGCCGCGTTGAAGCTCTACGAGCGGATTCCCGAAATCCGCACGTACTATTTAGCGCGGCGTCCGGGCGACGACCGCGAGGCACGGGCCATCAACAACCAGGTTTACGTCGCCATCGCCACCCCGCTCGGCGCCGTCACGCGTTCGCTCGTCAACGAGTCCAGCGAGCTGCCCATCCGGCTGCGCATTCAAACGCTGATCTGGTGCGCCGACCTGCACAACAACGCGACCACCGAGAGCGGGATGTATTGCTGGGGGCACGAGCTGGGCAGCTACCTCACCCTCGCGAACTGCGCCGGGCCCGAATACGCGACGCTGATGCGGCGCGACATCGAGCGATTGCTGCTGGCCAACACGGTCCCCGAGCTTCGGCCGTATTTTCAAAAGATCTTTTCCGATCCCATCTACACCGAGGCCGATCAGGTCGTGCGCCGTTTCGTGCAGGAGGACACCATCGCCAAGCATCGCTTCAACCCCGCCGAACTCGCGGCTTGGCGCGAGCTCACGGAAAAAAAGCGCTACGCCCTGCTGGTGGAGATGCAGCCGCACGTACTGAACGATCTGCAGACGTTCGCGCAGCATTACATTGGGCGCGTGAAACGCGAACGCGTGTGGATGTTCGGACTGCTCGGCGGACTGCTGCTCGCCTCCGGCGCGACCGCCTACCTCCTGGGCCGGGCACTCTTCCGTACGGTTTCCGCATCGATCGCTTCGCTCAAGCAGTGCGCGGACAACATGCTGCAGGCCGCCGCCCAAACGTCCGATTCCGGCACGCAGCTGGCCGACATCGTCTCGCAGCAGGCCGCTGCTTCCGAGGAAACCGCCACGTCGCTCGAGGAGCTCACCGCGACCAACCGCCAGAATGCCGACAATGCCCGGCACGGCGCCGAGCGGATGAAGCAGACCGACGCCGTCGTGCAGCGCGCCACCCGCTCGATGGCCGAACTCGTGCAGGCCGTGCAGAAAATCGCGACCACCAGCGGGCAGACCAAGCACATCGCCAGCACGATCGATGAGATCGCGTTCCAAACCAATCTCCTCGCGCTTAACGCGTCGATCGAAGCCGCGCGCGCGGGGGAAGCCGGCGCGGGTTTCGCCGTCGTCGCCGAAGAAGTCCGCCGCATGGCCATGCGCGCCGCCGCCGAATCCGCCTCGATCGCGCAGCTGATCGAAGGCGCGCACGGGCTCACCGAAGAAGGCGTGACCCTCAGCCAGCAGGTCAACGCGATCTTCCAGCAGGTCGAAACCAAGGCGCACGAAGCCAGCGGCCGGATGAGCGAGATCCAGCGTTCCACCCAGGAGCTGGTCACCGGCATCAACGAGATCAATACCGCGATGCGCGAACTCGACCGCCACACGCAGCAGAACGCGGCGATCGCGCAGGAAAATGCCTCCACGGCCGAACTGATCGGCCAGCAAACCACGGAGCTCAACCGGAGCATCGCGCTGCTGGAAAGTTTGATTGCCCGCGATGTCAGCGCCGCCCCCGCGTCGACCGCGGAGCCGCCCCGCTCCTCCCCACCGCCGGGCACCACGACGGCCGAGCGCGCTCCCGCGCCCGCCCCGCCGGCGGATGACGTCCAACCGCGCTCCACGCCCACCCCGGTCCCCGCCGCCCGATGA
- a CDS encoding ABC transporter permease: protein MSGARPWAGALRHFWVTLQLNSRSKQAIGYGYLLPVFFLLAFGSVFRGGEPLLLDQMGQLLTITILGTASIGLPTALVAERERGVWRRYRLLPVSTARLLAGTLLARLVIVVTAVALQVVLARLIYDTPLPQHPFSAFAALLVVTFAFLGLGLVVAALANDVPSVQALGQCLFLPMIMIGGVGVPLSVLPAWAQRVAGFMPGRYAVEALQSTFNAPAGLRREGFAVLALLVIGAAAAGVGLKLFRWDPLHRAGRTAGGWIAVALLAWLGVGLTASVTGRLAPIGAAGASYETITDEELEQIRFDDLTGDNELVTRLARPFDAAAAERIRPFLEKLHAWPPGQVTDPVQHARNLLSVAAIADVTADLQEAQIGRAVFDELQARYPRPQLRRILGWIILNPDGERVITATPELGLRREINERAVRQRSIFYAKKFLGRLLGKLPD, encoded by the coding sequence GTGAGCGGCGCACGCCCTTGGGCCGGTGCGCTCCGGCATTTCTGGGTGACGCTGCAACTCAACTCCCGGAGCAAGCAGGCGATCGGTTACGGCTATCTGTTGCCGGTGTTCTTCCTGCTCGCATTCGGCAGCGTCTTTCGCGGCGGCGAGCCGCTCCTTCTCGATCAGATGGGCCAACTGCTCACGATCACGATTCTCGGCACGGCGTCGATCGGACTGCCGACCGCGCTCGTCGCCGAACGCGAACGCGGTGTCTGGCGCCGCTATCGGTTACTCCCTGTCTCCACCGCTCGACTGCTCGCCGGTACGTTGCTCGCGCGGCTGGTGATCGTCGTCACCGCGGTTGCGCTGCAGGTCGTCCTCGCGCGGCTGATCTACGACACGCCGCTGCCGCAGCATCCGTTCTCCGCGTTCGCCGCGTTGCTGGTGGTGACGTTCGCTTTTCTCGGGCTCGGATTGGTCGTGGCCGCGCTCGCGAACGATGTTCCTTCCGTGCAGGCGCTCGGTCAGTGCCTCTTCCTCCCCATGATCATGATCGGCGGCGTCGGCGTACCGCTGAGCGTCCTGCCCGCGTGGGCGCAGCGCGTCGCCGGTTTCATGCCCGGGCGTTATGCTGTCGAAGCGCTGCAATCCACGTTCAACGCTCCCGCCGGACTCCGCCGCGAAGGTTTCGCGGTGCTCGCCCTGCTCGTGATCGGCGCGGCCGCGGCCGGCGTGGGACTCAAGCTTTTCCGCTGGGATCCGCTGCACCGCGCCGGCCGCACCGCGGGCGGATGGATCGCCGTCGCGCTGCTCGCCTGGCTGGGCGTCGGGCTCACCGCCTCTGTGACGGGCCGGCTTGCCCCGATCGGCGCGGCGGGGGCGAGTTACGAGACGATCACAGACGAGGAATTGGAGCAGATCCGCTTCGATGATCTCACGGGAGACAACGAGCTCGTCACGCGTCTGGCCCGGCCCTTCGATGCGGCCGCGGCGGAGCGTATCCGCCCTTTCCTGGAAAAATTGCATGCGTGGCCCCCTGGGCAGGTGACCGATCCCGTGCAGCACGCGCGCAATCTGCTGAGCGTCGCCGCGATCGCCGACGTCACCGCGGACTTGCAGGAAGCGCAGATCGGCCGCGCCGTTTTTGATGAATTGCAGGCGCGCTACCCGCGTCCGCAGCTCCGCCGGATTCTCGGCTGGATCATCCTGAATCCCGATGGCGAACGCGTGATCACCGCCACGCCGGAGTTGGGGCTGCGCCGCGAGATCAACGAACGCGCGGTGCGGCAACGCAGCATTTTCTACGCGAAGAAATTCCTCGGCCGGCTGCTCGGCAAGCTGCCCGACTGA
- a CDS encoding CheR family methyltransferase: protein MQFEHLFFEGIATAPRRKSGCRTRALVRPGGDEPAEQVSGFIAALLQRANLSAASYRGPALHRRTAACLRFLGVASADEGLRRIECDPRLTQSALSVALLGVTEFFRDQAVFERLGSAVLPELLARRGRIRVWSAACSSGHELYSVAMLLAELGRLADAELLGTDCRADAIEQARAGAFDWEAVASLAPFRRERYFTRYGNSGLINADLRWATEWRQADLLAGVERGPWDLILWRNMAIYLEEAPAEEVWARLTRELAPGGLIVCGKADHPPAGLPLERIARCFYQLSGSI from the coding sequence ATGCAGTTCGAACACCTTTTCTTCGAGGGCATCGCCACGGCGCCGCGGCGCAAGAGTGGGTGTCGAACGCGGGCGCTCGTCCGGCCGGGTGGGGACGAACCAGCCGAGCAGGTCAGCGGTTTCATCGCCGCCCTGCTGCAGCGAGCCAATCTTTCGGCGGCGTCTTACCGGGGCCCGGCGTTGCACCGGCGGACGGCGGCCTGCCTGCGGTTCCTTGGCGTCGCGAGCGCGGACGAGGGCCTGCGGCGAATCGAGTGCGATCCCCGACTGACGCAGTCGGCGTTGAGCGTGGCGTTGCTGGGCGTGACGGAGTTTTTTCGCGACCAGGCGGTCTTCGAGCGACTCGGCTCGGCCGTGCTGCCGGAGCTGCTCGCGCGCCGGGGCCGGATACGCGTGTGGAGCGCGGCGTGCTCATCCGGGCATGAGTTGTATTCCGTCGCGATGCTGCTCGCCGAGTTGGGCCGCCTCGCCGACGCCGAGTTGCTCGGCACGGACTGCCGGGCGGACGCAATCGAGCAGGCGCGTGCGGGAGCGTTCGACTGGGAAGCGGTCGCGTCGTTGGCGCCGTTCCGACGCGAGCGCTATTTCACGCGTTACGGAAATTCGGGTTTGATCAACGCCGATCTGCGGTGGGCGACCGAGTGGCGCCAGGCGGACTTGCTGGCGGGGGTGGAGCGTGGCCCGTGGGATCTGATTCTTTGGCGAAACATGGCCATTTATCTCGAAGAGGCGCCAGCTGAGGAGGTTTGGGCGCGGCTGACGCGGGAGCTGGCGCCGGGCGGCTTGATCGTATGCGGCAAGGCCGATCATCCCCCGGCTGGGTTGCCGCTTGAGCGGATTGCCCGGTGCTTCTATCAACTGAGCGGATCGATATGA
- a CDS encoding methyl-accepting chemotaxis protein, producing the protein MNLSLARKLQLLVAIPLAGALIFSGIEWVRALAAVRQLKRVAASVELTADLAAVRAGLLAEQRESWDLYTDANRLITYRRNAELTADAVRRVAARLNQGSALDQDVRDAVRALLTACDGLREARDYFSTRGPEARRIDPQALALRARYGEVIEQLLFLVFRLNQETDAASLRGRLDGLVWFGRLALAAESERTWYQRGFAEEQLTVASLIRVQNVTAQRRYFASNAVLMAPAELLEYWNGLLAHPVYAGTDALATDAFNYSAPEPVPFKRALGAEWTRLTQERTQLLDTVEPHLFIELHGFLGTAQQAALRHLAQLSGAIALLVAVAVAIAAWFIRRIKRELRTAVTGLDTSTATIAHAVNASSEAAQRLAAGALKEAAGVEETGSALVTLTSTNQQNVTLADQTVEHMNETGALVRNSQSTMQTLSTAMQKISDSSKATTRIVKTINEIAFQTNILALNASIEAASAGEAGTGFAVVAEEVRNLAKRSSEATAETARLVDEVHAAIASGNRLTAEVEAALRDVEANSAQAGELMQSIRAASQQMLQNMQHINTGNRSREAISQQSAQVADHNAATAAAITRETEQLQATIARLEHMLLGLHDAAAAAAI; encoded by the coding sequence ATGAACCTTTCCCTCGCGCGCAAACTGCAGCTGCTCGTCGCGATTCCGCTCGCGGGCGCCTTGATCTTTTCCGGCATCGAATGGGTTCGGGCGCTCGCCGCCGTGCGGCAGCTCAAGCGAGTCGCCGCGTCCGTCGAGCTCACCGCCGATCTCGCCGCCGTGCGCGCCGGTTTGCTCGCAGAGCAACGCGAGTCCTGGGACCTTTACACCGACGCGAACCGGCTCATCACCTATCGCCGCAACGCCGAGCTAACGGCGGATGCCGTGCGCCGGGTGGCCGCGCGGCTCAATCAGGGAAGTGCGCTCGACCAGGACGTGCGCGACGCCGTCCGGGCGCTGCTCACTGCATGCGACGGATTGCGGGAAGCACGAGACTATTTCAGCACGCGGGGGCCGGAGGCCCGCCGGATCGATCCGCAGGCCTTGGCGCTGCGCGCACGCTACGGCGAGGTGATCGAACAGCTGCTCTTCCTCGTCTTCCGGCTCAACCAGGAAACCGACGCGGCGTCGCTGCGCGGGCGCCTCGACGGGCTCGTGTGGTTTGGCCGGCTCGCGCTGGCTGCCGAATCCGAGCGCACGTGGTATCAGCGTGGTTTCGCCGAGGAGCAGCTGACCGTCGCGAGCCTGATCCGCGTTCAGAACGTCACCGCGCAACGGCGCTATTTCGCCTCCAACGCGGTGCTCATGGCGCCGGCGGAACTGCTGGAATATTGGAACGGGCTGCTCGCCCATCCGGTGTACGCCGGCACCGACGCGCTGGCCACCGACGCCTTCAACTATTCCGCCCCCGAGCCGGTCCCCTTCAAGCGCGCGCTCGGCGCGGAGTGGACGCGCCTCACCCAGGAACGCACTCAGTTGCTCGATACGGTCGAGCCTCACCTTTTCATCGAACTGCACGGCTTCCTCGGCACGGCGCAACAGGCGGCGCTGCGCCATCTCGCGCAGCTGTCCGGCGCGATCGCGCTGCTGGTCGCCGTCGCCGTGGCGATCGCCGCTTGGTTTATCCGCCGGATCAAACGCGAGCTGCGCACAGCCGTCACCGGCCTCGACACCAGCACCGCGACGATCGCCCATGCGGTGAACGCCTCGTCCGAAGCCGCCCAGCGGCTCGCCGCCGGCGCGCTGAAGGAAGCCGCTGGCGTGGAGGAGACCGGCTCCGCCCTCGTCACGCTCACCTCAACCAACCAGCAGAACGTCACGCTGGCCGACCAGACGGTGGAGCACATGAACGAAACCGGCGCGCTCGTCCGCAACTCGCAGAGCACGATGCAAACGCTGTCGACGGCCATGCAGAAGATCTCCGACTCGAGCAAAGCCACGACCCGGATCGTCAAAACGATCAACGAAATCGCCTTTCAGACGAACATCCTTGCGCTCAATGCCTCGATCGAGGCCGCCAGCGCCGGCGAAGCGGGCACGGGCTTCGCCGTCGTGGCCGAAGAAGTGCGCAACCTCGCCAAGCGCTCCTCCGAGGCCACCGCAGAGACCGCGCGGCTCGTGGACGAGGTCCACGCGGCCATCGCCAGCGGTAACCGGCTCACCGCCGAGGTGGAAGCGGCGCTGCGCGACGTCGAGGCCAATTCGGCCCAGGCCGGCGAACTGATGCAGAGCATCCGTGCGGCCTCGCAGCAGATGCTGCAAAACATGCAGCACATCAACACAGGCAATCGTTCCCGGGAGGCGATCAGCCAGCAATCGGCGCAGGTGGCGGACCACAATGCCGCGACGGCCGCGGCGATCACCCGCGAGACCGAACAACTGCAGGCCACCATCGCCCGTCTCGAGCACATGCTGCTCGGTCTGCACGACGCGGCGGCGGCGGCGGCAATCTAG
- a CDS encoding hybrid sensor histidine kinase/response regulator produces the protein MKSDRSPSNALSTILVLLLSIGWALLRMVVFRESLVPLTFVLPMLVCVWTRRFWQLWSMAAFFAVVAFVKVWWLLPESVISRADGQIYLAGTWVNILLGAVVVHALIVLRDGLERRNAQIAAQAAELEAQAEELAQQNEEIKAQSEELAQQNEEIEAQSEELAGQNEELQLANQQLANREEVLQGLLEAARTPESGRAALADICRRALRILDSPAQGVAVLKTQGDRIRIKAQATVGDMPPVPDNWPMAGSIAGVVLSCDRTAYVSDLRKEPALAAPFGGQGPVCSVLATPMRVRGELYGLVMATSTQPAQWTQEQFRVMEWVAAQCGLIAEALRWQNELAERARETEAANQAKDHFLAMLSHELRTPLTPVLAAAGVLEHDDRLPQDVREDLRMIRRNIGIQSRLVDDLLDLTKLERGKLEFEPQVLDIAALLHETALIVAPDLDAKDQQIEMDLFAAEGQRVEGDGPRLQQVFWNLLKNANKFSPAKTRIALRTRRAEGAPARLIVDVVDKGMGIDPTHLDRIFRPFEQVATNGKRRSGESGLGLGLSIARAIVDLHGGKIAVASEGLGCGATFSVELPLTDRTMPPLSSSGTRGQRPDGTSGEHGYRILLVEDHGDTGRLLTRLLRKAGHQVEYAETAAAAVEVFQQLPIDLLISDLGLPDESGLDLMRKLRARRPDLVGICLSGYGMEDDLQACRDAGFRDHLTKPVDMQRLHAAISRAGRAINGNGNGAN, from the coding sequence ATGAAATCCGACCGCAGTCCTTCGAACGCCCTGAGCACGATCCTCGTGCTGCTGCTGTCCATTGGTTGGGCGCTTCTGCGGATGGTGGTGTTTCGCGAGAGCTTGGTGCCGCTGACCTTCGTGCTGCCCATGCTCGTGTGTGTCTGGACGCGGCGGTTCTGGCAGCTCTGGTCAATGGCGGCATTCTTTGCCGTTGTCGCATTTGTGAAGGTCTGGTGGCTCCTACCCGAATCGGTGATCAGCCGGGCGGACGGACAGATCTATCTGGCGGGCACCTGGGTCAACATCCTCCTCGGTGCGGTGGTGGTCCATGCGCTCATCGTGTTGCGGGACGGACTGGAGCGGCGCAACGCGCAGATCGCCGCGCAAGCGGCGGAGCTCGAGGCCCAAGCGGAGGAGCTGGCGCAGCAAAACGAGGAGATCAAAGCGCAGTCGGAGGAACTCGCTCAGCAGAACGAGGAGATCGAGGCCCAGTCCGAGGAGCTCGCGGGCCAAAACGAGGAGCTGCAGCTGGCCAACCAACAGCTCGCGAATCGCGAGGAGGTGCTGCAGGGATTGCTTGAAGCGGCGCGCACACCGGAATCCGGCCGCGCGGCGCTGGCTGATATCTGTCGGCGCGCGTTGCGCATCCTCGACAGCCCGGCGCAAGGCGTCGCCGTGCTCAAGACGCAGGGCGATCGGATCCGGATCAAGGCGCAGGCGACGGTGGGCGACATGCCGCCGGTGCCCGACAACTGGCCGATGGCGGGCTCGATTGCCGGCGTGGTGTTGAGCTGCGATCGGACGGCATACGTCTCCGATCTGCGCAAGGAGCCCGCGTTGGCGGCGCCGTTTGGCGGGCAAGGGCCGGTGTGCTCCGTGCTCGCGACGCCGATGCGCGTACGTGGGGAGCTCTACGGGCTGGTGATGGCAACCAGCACCCAGCCGGCGCAATGGACGCAGGAGCAGTTCCGGGTGATGGAATGGGTGGCGGCGCAATGCGGGCTCATCGCCGAGGCGCTGCGCTGGCAGAACGAGCTTGCGGAGCGCGCCCGCGAAACCGAAGCCGCGAACCAGGCGAAGGATCATTTTCTCGCGATGCTCTCGCACGAGCTGCGCACGCCGTTGACGCCGGTGCTCGCGGCGGCCGGCGTGCTGGAACACGACGACCGGCTCCCCCAGGATGTGCGCGAGGATCTGCGGATGATCCGGCGCAACATCGGCATTCAGAGCCGGCTGGTCGACGACCTGCTCGACCTCACCAAGCTCGAGCGCGGCAAGCTCGAGTTTGAGCCGCAGGTGCTCGACATCGCCGCGCTGCTGCACGAGACGGCGCTGATCGTGGCGCCTGATCTCGACGCGAAAGACCAGCAGATCGAGATGGATCTGTTCGCCGCGGAAGGGCAGCGCGTGGAGGGTGACGGACCACGGTTGCAGCAGGTGTTCTGGAACCTGCTCAAGAACGCGAACAAGTTTAGTCCGGCCAAGACGCGGATCGCGCTGCGCACCCGTCGGGCCGAGGGCGCGCCGGCCCGACTCATCGTGGACGTGGTGGACAAGGGTATGGGCATCGATCCGACGCACCTCGACCGGATCTTCCGGCCGTTCGAGCAGGTTGCCACGAACGGCAAACGGCGATCCGGCGAATCGGGCCTGGGCCTCGGGCTTTCCATCGCCCGCGCGATCGTCGACCTGCACGGCGGCAAGATTGCGGTCGCCTCGGAGGGACTGGGCTGCGGCGCGACGTTCAGCGTCGAGCTGCCGCTGACCGACCGGACCATGCCGCCGTTGTCTTCTTCCGGCACGCGCGGGCAGCGGCCGGACGGCACGTCCGGCGAGCACGGCTACCGGATTCTGCTCGTGGAAGATCATGGCGACACCGGCAGGCTGCTGACGCGGCTGTTGCGCAAGGCCGGGCATCAGGTGGAATATGCCGAGACCGCGGCCGCGGCGGTCGAGGTGTTTCAGCAGCTGCCGATCGATCTGCTCATTTCCGATCTCGGACTGCCGGACGAGAGCGGGCTCGATTTGATGCGCAAGCTTCGCGCGCGGCGGCCGGACCTGGTTGGCATTTGTCTGAGCGGCTATGGGATGGAGGACGACCTGCAGGCCTGCCGCGACGCGGGTTTCCGCGACCATCTGACCAAGCCCGTGGACATGCAGCGGCTGCACGCGGCGATCAGCCGGGCCGGGCGGGCGATCAACGGGAACGGCAACGGCGCGAACTGA
- a CDS encoding amidohydrolase family protein, with protein sequence MRIIDAHVHLYPAEANRDPAGWARAQGEPDWAGLCTRRRKNGGAVQSFPSTDELLREMDRAGVARAVLLGWYWAKPETCAWQNRFYAECGRAHPDRLSAFATVQPGAGRAAVLTELRRATEEGLVGIGELSPHAQAHTMADDGFGAVLEFAAERRLPVTLHVTDPNSRDYPGRVETPLEDFAALAQARSSVNFILAHWGGLLPLRDASAARLSNVYYDSAASPLMYDDSIWRRFLAVVPAERVLFGSDFPLNVYPKLERVPGMVRLLDEAKSAGVPDTVMGGNVTRLLGL encoded by the coding sequence ATGCGAATCATCGACGCGCACGTGCATCTCTATCCCGCCGAGGCGAACCGGGATCCTGCCGGATGGGCGCGGGCGCAGGGCGAACCGGACTGGGCCGGACTCTGCACGCGTCGCCGTAAGAACGGCGGTGCCGTCCAGAGCTTTCCCTCCACCGACGAACTGCTGCGCGAAATGGATCGCGCGGGGGTGGCGCGCGCCGTGTTGCTCGGCTGGTATTGGGCAAAACCGGAGACCTGCGCCTGGCAGAATCGCTTTTATGCAGAGTGCGGGCGGGCGCATCCGGACCGGTTGTCGGCGTTCGCGACGGTGCAGCCCGGCGCGGGTCGCGCAGCGGTGCTCACGGAGCTACGTCGTGCGACCGAGGAAGGTTTGGTGGGCATCGGCGAGTTGTCGCCGCACGCGCAGGCGCACACGATGGCGGACGACGGATTCGGTGCAGTGTTGGAGTTCGCCGCCGAGCGCCGGCTACCGGTGACGTTGCACGTCACGGATCCGAACAGCCGCGATTATCCCGGGCGCGTGGAAACGCCGCTGGAAGACTTCGCCGCCCTCGCGCAGGCGCGTTCGTCGGTGAATTTCATCCTGGCGCATTGGGGCGGATTGCTGCCGCTGCGCGACGCGTCCGCGGCGCGATTGAGCAATGTTTACTATGATTCCGCCGCCTCGCCGCTGATGTACGACGACTCGATCTGGCGGCGCTTCCTTGCCGTCGTGCCGGCGGAGCGTGTGCTGTTCGGTTCGGATTTTCCGCTGAACGTGTATCCGAAGCTCGAACGCGTGCCGGGGATGGTGCGGCTGCTCGACGAAGCCAAGTCGGCGGGTGTGCCGGATACCGTGATGGGCGGCAACGTGACCCGACTGCTGGGGTTATGA